A single Prevotella sp. E15-22 DNA region contains:
- a CDS encoding thioredoxin family protein produces the protein MRFKTIITILFTLLSVGIEAKTFKTIKNPVAMAHNIPGGELKAREVIFRDTATTVHFTIDYPKGRNFSINSTSFLVDEEGNRYPLRSAEGIALNTYGESTGPKDFTLHFEPMPKKVQLFDYREADNSRAFYLMGIHDQKTKLKTPTIQEIQAKNPYSVPAEWFKTDTITIKGSIEGYNAEQFGFTSMECVFEDVFEKDDATQVLDINPDGTFKKKFQISYPIWQSFHTHDSKVGFDAIPFFARPGETIDITIKKNAQGKYECYYNSGSSKDVERLLKSEHPYQELIFPLAYFEGKFSEMPAIAESTWENMLYLLNNECRDKHYTPFEAQLALADMQTYYSEAVLDYGMYHEMDLMKQELRDGVYYTEILDSVEWKELSNLDNFKLLHRVDFDNPLMLSSSSYSHLLNRVQHATPVRNLVFNSLTLNDDVEMLIYEATSENEVKSMQLSYDGWRQLMGCDHDNLIAQISIHKDFMSRFNGWRQNGWIDDLTPIFANRYTNAYIRQKTEQYYERKMAQKELSTPLPENNVAADLIRSISAKYPGRYLMIDFWGMGCGPCRSAIQSSKDLRTKIAKRDDIKLVFIAEERIAGGSDAYKNYVAEWLADEETICITNAEFARMQELFQFNGIPHYETFTPDGRRVRDDLRFNGYYNFDMYLKELKEKLK, from the coding sequence ATGAGATTTAAAACAATCATTACCATTCTCTTCACCCTACTCAGCGTGGGTATTGAAGCAAAAACGTTTAAGACGATTAAGAACCCTGTGGCTATGGCACACAACATCCCTGGGGGTGAGTTGAAGGCCCGCGAAGTTATCTTCAGGGATACGGCAACAACCGTTCACTTCACCATAGACTATCCCAAGGGACGGAATTTCAGCATCAACAGCACCAGTTTCCTAGTTGACGAGGAGGGAAATCGCTACCCATTGCGCTCAGCTGAGGGGATAGCACTCAACACATATGGAGAATCAACAGGGCCGAAAGACTTCACGCTGCACTTTGAGCCAATGCCTAAAAAGGTGCAACTGTTTGACTACAGAGAGGCTGACAACAGCAGAGCGTTCTATCTGATGGGTATCCACGACCAGAAGACAAAACTCAAGACGCCCACCATACAAGAGATTCAGGCAAAGAATCCCTATTCCGTGCCTGCCGAATGGTTCAAGACAGACACAATCACCATCAAAGGTAGCATTGAGGGATATAACGCCGAGCAGTTTGGCTTCACCTCAATGGAGTGCGTCTTTGAGGATGTCTTCGAGAAGGATGATGCCACCCAAGTGCTCGATATCAACCCTGACGGCACCTTTAAGAAGAAGTTCCAAATCAGCTACCCCATTTGGCAGTCATTCCATACACACGACTCCAAGGTTGGCTTCGATGCCATTCCGTTCTTTGCCCGTCCTGGCGAGACGATTGACATCACCATCAAGAAAAACGCTCAGGGGAAATATGAGTGCTATTACAATAGTGGTAGCAGTAAGGATGTGGAACGATTGCTAAAATCTGAGCATCCTTACCAGGAACTCATTTTCCCTTTAGCCTACTTCGAAGGCAAATTTAGCGAGATGCCTGCTATAGCTGAAAGCACATGGGAAAACATGCTTTATCTGCTCAACAACGAATGTCGCGACAAACACTACACGCCATTCGAGGCACAGCTGGCCCTCGCAGATATGCAGACCTACTATTCGGAAGCTGTCTTAGACTATGGTATGTATCATGAGATGGACCTGATGAAGCAAGAATTACGCGATGGCGTCTACTATACAGAGATTCTAGACAGCGTAGAGTGGAAGGAACTGTCAAACTTAGACAACTTCAAATTGCTGCACCGTGTGGACTTCGATAATCCACTGATGCTCTCCAGCAGTAGCTACAGCCATCTTCTCAACCGTGTTCAACATGCTACGCCAGTCAGGAACCTCGTGTTCAATTCTTTGACCTTAAATGATGATGTTGAGATGTTAATCTATGAGGCAACCTCTGAGAATGAGGTGAAAAGCATGCAACTCAGCTATGACGGTTGGCGTCAACTGATGGGATGTGACCATGATAACCTAATAGCACAAATCAGCATCCACAAGGATTTCATGAGTCGTTTCAATGGATGGCGCCAGAACGGATGGATTGACGATCTCACTCCTATCTTTGCCAACAGATACACAAACGCCTATATTCGCCAAAAGACGGAGCAGTATTATGAACGCAAGATGGCACAGAAGGAACTCTCCACTCCTCTGCCCGAGAACAATGTGGCTGCCGATTTGATTCGCAGCATCTCTGCCAAATATCCAGGCCGCTACCTGATGATTGACTTCTGGGGCATGGGGTGCGGGCCTTGTCGCTCTGCCATCCAAAGCAGCAAGGACCTGCGTACCAAGATTGCCAAGCGCGACGACATTAAGCTGGTATTCATTGCTGAGGAACGCATTGCCGGAGGTAGCGATGCATATAAGAATTATGTTGCCGAGTGGCTGGCCGACGAAGAGACCATCTGTATCACAAATGCCGAGTTCGCCCGTATGCAGGAACTCTTCCAGTTTAATGGCATTCCCCACTACGAGACTTTCACCCCCGATGGTCGTCGTGTGCGTGATGATCTACGCTTTAATGGATACTATAATTTTGACATGTACTTGAAAGAACTGAAAGAAAAGCTAAAATAA